A single genomic interval of Flavobacteriales bacterium harbors:
- a CDS encoding type II toxin-antitoxin system RelE/ParE family toxin, whose amino-acid sequence MAGPPRVEWTPEALEQLERIHGFVRHQWNERIAERFLTLVMEFEELILRYPNGLPASPAHPDLRMGPIHRNV is encoded by the coding sequence ATGGCCGGTCCGCCAAGGGTTGAGTGGACGCCGGAAGCGCTCGAACAGCTGGAGCGCATTCATGGCTTCGTTCGTCATCAGTGGAACGAGCGCATCGCCGAGCGGTTCCTGACCCTTGTCATGGAGTTCGAGGAATTGATCCTCCGCTACCCGAACGGCTTACCGGCGTCCCCTGCGCATCCGGATCTTCGCATGGGTCCGATCCACAGGAATGTGTAA
- a CDS encoding 2-oxoacid:ferredoxin oxidoreductase subunit beta produces MTTASEVINSNGAPAKVDYASDQEVRWCPGCGDYSILKQVETVLKEQGRPKEDIVFISGIGCSSRFPYYLDTYGMHSIHGRAPAIVSGLRAVRPDLSVWMITGDGDALSIGGNHLIHLLRRNVDVNVLLFNNEIYGLTKGQYSPTSPEGAVTKSTPMGSVDHPFNPLALCKGADATFLARAMDRDPKHLREVLLAADAHRGTSLIEIYQNCNVFNDGAFEVFTEKASKPFHTLFVEHGKPLVFANGTKGIKLDGMTPVIVDLADGSASMGDLWVHDQHDSFKASILVRLFEDPRHEGAMPRPFGLFYVAQRPTVEERINAQVAQAREKKGGGDLDALLRGERTWTIG; encoded by the coding sequence ATGACCACCGCCTCGGAAGTGATCAACAGCAACGGCGCCCCGGCGAAGGTGGACTACGCGTCCGACCAGGAAGTGCGCTGGTGTCCGGGCTGCGGCGACTACTCCATCCTGAAGCAGGTGGAGACCGTCCTCAAGGAACAAGGGCGCCCCAAGGAGGACATCGTCTTCATCAGTGGCATCGGCTGCAGCTCGCGCTTCCCGTACTACCTGGATACGTATGGCATGCACAGCATCCACGGGCGCGCCCCCGCCATCGTCAGCGGCCTGCGCGCGGTGCGGCCGGACCTGAGCGTGTGGATGATCACCGGTGATGGCGATGCGCTCAGCATCGGTGGCAATCACCTGATCCACCTGCTGCGCCGCAACGTGGACGTGAACGTGCTGCTCTTCAACAACGAGATCTACGGCCTCACCAAGGGGCAGTACTCGCCCACCTCGCCCGAAGGCGCCGTGACGAAGAGCACGCCCATGGGCAGCGTGGACCATCCCTTCAATCCGCTGGCCCTGTGCAAGGGCGCCGATGCCACCTTCCTGGCCCGCGCCATGGACCGCGACCCCAAGCACCTACGCGAGGTGCTGCTGGCCGCCGATGCACATCGTGGCACCAGCCTCATCGAGATCTACCAGAACTGCAACGTCTTCAACGACGGCGCCTTCGAGGTCTTCACCGAGAAGGCCAGCAAGCCCTTCCACACGCTCTTCGTGGAGCACGGCAAGCCGCTCGTCTTCGCCAACGGCACCAAGGGCATCAAGCTCGATGGCATGACCCCGGTGATCGTGGACCTGGCCGACGGCAGCGCATCGATGGGCGACCTCTGGGTGCACGACCAGCACGACAGCTTCAAGGCCAGCATCCTGGTGCGCCTCTTCGAGGATCCGCGCCATGAAGGGGCCATGCCGCGACCCTTCGGCCTGTTCTATGTGGCGCAGCGCCCCACCGTGGAGGAGCGCATCAACGCCCAGGTGGCCCAGGCCAGGGAGAAGAAGGGCGGGGGTGACCTGGATGCGCTGCTGCGCGGGGAGCGGACGTGGACGATCGGGTGA
- a CDS encoding 2-oxoacid:acceptor oxidoreductase subunit alpha codes for MESPTRTKTVQERRNVVILFAGDSGDGIQLTGAQFTDTNALFGNDVSTFPNFPAEIRAPQGTIAGVSGYQLHFGSTEVFTPGDQADVLVVMNAAALKANLGKLKQGGIIIANSDGFDAKNLRLAGYIDRQDPLTDGTLANYTVHAVDVTKMTRNALADTALGMKEKDRCKNMFVLGFINWMYSRSLDNSEQFLAQKFGRKLELLEANRKALLAGYNYGDTSETFTTRFEVKPAPLPKGTYRSITGNQGIALGLVAGAQKAGLDLFYGSYPITPASDILHELARHKNFGVRTFQAEDEIAAICSAIGASYGGALGATASSGPGIALKGEAMGLAFMLEIPLVIVNVQRGGPSTGLPTKTEQADLFQAVHGRNGEAPIPVLAASSPTDCFEMAFEAVRIAVEHMTPVILLSDGYIANGAEPWRFPSAADLKAIRPPFATPKAEADMEKFLPYSRDENGVRPWAIPGMAGLQHRIGGIEKEDGTGNISYDPLNHEKMVRLRAEKVRKVVEGVPPLDLSNGVDSGDLLILGWGSTYGAIKTAVNELCAEGRCVGHVHLRYLHPFRKELGELISRFKRVLVPEMNSGQLRQLIRAEYLVDARGLNKIQGMPFTAAEIKAAAIELLQP; via the coding sequence CCGAACTTCCCTGCGGAGATCCGGGCACCCCAGGGCACCATCGCCGGCGTGAGCGGCTACCAGCTCCACTTCGGCAGCACCGAGGTCTTCACCCCGGGCGACCAGGCCGATGTGCTCGTGGTGATGAACGCCGCCGCACTGAAGGCCAACCTCGGGAAGCTCAAGCAGGGCGGCATCATCATCGCCAACAGCGACGGCTTCGACGCCAAGAACCTGCGGCTGGCCGGCTACATCGACCGGCAGGACCCCCTCACCGACGGCACCCTCGCCAACTACACCGTGCACGCGGTGGACGTGACGAAGATGACCCGGAACGCCCTGGCGGACACCGCCCTGGGCATGAAGGAGAAGGACCGCTGCAAGAACATGTTCGTGCTCGGCTTCATCAATTGGATGTACAGCCGCAGCCTGGACAACAGCGAACAGTTCCTCGCACAGAAGTTCGGGAGGAAGCTGGAGCTTCTGGAGGCCAACCGCAAGGCCCTCCTTGCCGGCTACAACTACGGCGATACCAGCGAGACCTTCACCACCCGCTTCGAGGTGAAGCCCGCACCGCTGCCCAAGGGCACCTACCGCAGCATCACCGGCAACCAGGGCATCGCCCTCGGTCTGGTGGCCGGGGCCCAGAAGGCGGGCCTCGACCTGTTCTACGGCAGCTACCCGATCACGCCGGCCAGCGACATCCTGCATGAACTGGCCCGCCACAAGAACTTCGGCGTGCGCACCTTTCAGGCCGAGGACGAGATCGCGGCGATCTGCTCGGCCATCGGTGCCAGTTACGGCGGTGCGCTTGGCGCCACAGCGAGCAGTGGTCCCGGTATCGCGTTGAAGGGCGAAGCGATGGGCCTTGCCTTCATGCTGGAGATCCCGCTGGTGATCGTGAACGTGCAGCGCGGCGGCCCCAGCACCGGCCTGCCCACCAAGACCGAACAGGCCGACCTGTTCCAGGCGGTGCACGGACGCAACGGCGAAGCCCCGATCCCCGTGCTCGCCGCCAGCAGCCCCACCGATTGCTTCGAGATGGCCTTCGAGGCCGTGCGCATCGCCGTGGAGCATATGACCCCGGTGATCCTGCTCAGCGACGGCTACATCGCCAACGGCGCGGAACCCTGGCGGTTCCCCTCGGCCGCCGATCTGAAGGCCATCCGGCCGCCCTTCGCCACGCCCAAGGCGGAGGCGGACATGGAGAAGTTCCTCCCGTATTCGCGGGACGAGAACGGGGTGCGCCCGTGGGCCATCCCCGGCATGGCCGGCCTGCAGCACCGCATCGGGGGCATCGAGAAGGAGGACGGCACCGGCAACATCAGCTACGATCCGTTGAACCACGAGAAGATGGTGCGGCTGCGGGCCGAGAAGGTGCGCAAGGTGGTGGAGGGCGTTCCCCCCCTGGACCTGAGCAACGGGGTGGACAGCGGTGACCTGCTGATCCTCGGCTGGGGCAGCACCTACGGGGCCATCAAGACGGCCGTGAACGAGCTATGCGCCGAGGGCCGCTGCGTAGGCCATGTCCACCTGCGCTACCTCCACCCCTTCCGCAAGGAGCTGGGCGAACTGATCTCCCGCTTCAAGCGCGTGCTGGTCCCCGAGATGAACAGCGGCCAGCTTCGCCAGCTGATCCGCGCCGAGTACCTCGTGGACGCCAGGGGGCTCAACAAGATCCAGGGCATGCCCTTCACCGCCGCGGAGATCAAGGCCGCCGCGATCGAACTCCTCCAGCCATGA